The Streptomyces sp. NBC_01276 genome contains the following window.
TGGCAGAGCGCGATCCGCTCGCCCTCCGTCGTCCCCAAGCTCTCCACCGGCAACGGGCTGCTCTATTTCTACGAGAAGGAGCCCAATTCCTGGGGCATCGACGCCTGGTACCTCACCGCGGTGGACTTCCGCACCGGTGAGCGCCGCTGGCGGCAGCTGACCGGAACCGGGCCGCTGTACGACAACAACTGGGCTCCGATCACCCTCGGTCCCGACGGCACCGCCTACGTCGGCGTGTTCAACGGCATCGTCGCCGTCCGCGACAGCGGCTGACCCGGCCGGCGGGGGCTCAGTCCCCGGGCCGCCACAGCGGATGCGCGGTGTCGGCCCACCACCGCCCGACGAAACCGGTGCGCATCCCGCGCCGGGCCTCCGGATCGCCCAGGGCCTTGCCGATGTGCCCGGCCAGTACGACGCCCAGCGCCAGGGCCAGCCAGTCGTGGACGAAGGTGGCGCCGGTCCGCCACAGCAGCGGCGCGAGCCGGGTGAACCACATCAGCAGCCCGGTGCCCAGCATCACCAGCACCGCCCCGGCGAGCCAGGCCGCCCAGAGCTTCTGGCCGGCGTTGAACTTCCCGGCCGGGCGCGGTCCCCGGCGGCGCAGCGCGGAGCGCAGCCAGACCCGGTCGTGCGGGCCGAAGCGGTTCAGCACCCGCAGGTCGGTCCGGAAGGCGCGCGAGGCGAGCCCCAGCAGTACGGGCACGGGCAGTGCCAGACCGGCCCACTCGTGGACCTTGACCACCAGGTGCCGACGCCCGACCAGCTCGGCGAGCGGCGGCAGGTACAGGCAGCCGGCGGTGACCACGCAGATCCCCATGAGGGCGGCCGTGGCCCGGTGCACCCAGCGCTCGGCCCGGGTGAACCGCCGCACCCGCTCGGCCGGGCCGGACGGCCGGGCTTCGGACGGCCCGGCCTCAGACGGTCGGGGCATCGTCGCGTCCGTTCGACCGGCCGACCCAGGCGTCCACGTCATAACCGAGCTCCTCCCAGTAGCCGGGTTCGGCCTCGCGGGTCACGGTGATGCCCGAGAGCCACTTCGCCGACTTGTAGAAGTACATGGGCGCCACGTACAGCCGGGCCGGGCCGCCGTGGCTGTGCTCCAGCGGCCGGTCCTGCATGCTCAGGGCCACCATGACGTCGTCGCGCCGCGCCTGCGGGAGGGTGAGGCTCTCGGTGTACGTCCCGTCGAAGCAGGTGAACCGGATGGCCCGGCCCTCGGGCCGCACCCCCGCCGCGTCGAGCAGGCGCATCACCGGGACGCCCTCGAAGGAGGTGCCGGGGACCCGCCAGCCGGTCACGCACTGCACGTCGCGGACCACCCGGGTCTGCGGCAGCCGGCGCAGCGCGGCCAGGTCGTACGTCATCGGCCGCTCCACCAGGCCGTCGACGCGCAGTCGGTAGTCGGCGGCTCCGCGCTCCGGCACGGACGCGGCGACCGAGTAGTACCGGAACCCGCCGCCGTTCGGCAGCAGCCCGGTCAGACCGGTCGGGTCCCGGTCGGCGGCCGCCCCCAGCCCGGCCTCCACGCCCCGGCGCAGGGCGGGCGCGGCGACCAGTGCGGCGGCGCCGGCCGCGACGGTGCCGAGGAGCAGCCGCCGCCCGACGGGGGCACCGTGCCCGTCGGGGTCCTGCCTACGCGTATCCGTGCTCACCCGATGATTCGACCACCGGTACGGGCCCGGACACCAGGCGCGGCGGCCGTCCGTCAGACTTCCGTCACATTCCGGCGGGCCCCGGCGGCGGGGCCGCGGCCGGACGGGCGGATCGGGGGCTCCACCCCGCCCGGTCCGACGTCGACGTGCCGGCACCCGCCCCGGGCGGCGGATCACCCGCCCGTGATCGGGCCGAGGTAGGTGCCGCCGGAGACGTCGATGGTCTGGCCGGTCACCCAGCGGCCCTGCGGACCCGCCAGGAATCCCACCACGTCCGCTACGTCCCCCGGCTCGCCGATCCGTCCGAGCGCGGTGATCGATTCGAGTCCGGCCACCGCCTCGGGAGCGCCGGTCCACCCGGCGGTCATGTCGGTCAGTACCACCCCGGGTTCGACCGTGTTCACGGTGATCCCGCGCCGGCCCAGCTCGTTGGCGAGCGAGGGGCCGAGGGAAGCCAGGGCCGCCTTGGTGACGGTGTAGCCGATCTGGAGGGGGTTCGCGATCCGGGTGGCCGCCGAGCCCATGTTGACGATCCGCCCGCCGTCGCGCAGCAGCGGCAACGACCGCTGGATCACGAAGACCGGCGTGCGCACGTTGACCGCGAGCAGACGTTCGAACTCCTCCTCGGTGAGCTGCCCGATCGAACCGACCGAGTGGATGCC
Protein-coding sequences here:
- a CDS encoding cytochrome b/b6 domain-containing protein, giving the protein MPRPSEAGPSEARPSGPAERVRRFTRAERWVHRATAALMGICVVTAGCLYLPPLAELVGRRHLVVKVHEWAGLALPVPVLLGLASRAFRTDLRVLNRFGPHDRVWLRSALRRRGPRPAGKFNAGQKLWAAWLAGAVLVMLGTGLLMWFTRLAPLLWRTGATFVHDWLALALGVVLAGHIGKALGDPEARRGMRTGFVGRWWADTAHPLWRPGD
- a CDS encoding molybdopterin-dependent oxidoreductase: MSTDTRRQDPDGHGAPVGRRLLLGTVAAGAAALVAAPALRRGVEAGLGAAADRDPTGLTGLLPNGGGFRYYSVAASVPERGAADYRLRVDGLVERPMTYDLAALRRLPQTRVVRDVQCVTGWRVPGTSFEGVPVMRLLDAAGVRPEGRAIRFTCFDGTYTESLTLPQARRDDVMVALSMQDRPLEHSHGGPARLYVAPMYFYKSAKWLSGITVTREAEPGYWEELGYDVDAWVGRSNGRDDAPTV
- a CDS encoding SDR family NAD(P)-dependent oxidoreductase, whose amino-acid sequence is MAEWDGRTALVTGGSRGIGRAVALRLAAEGVLVAVHYGGGREAAAETVALIAEAGGLAFAVRARFGEIGAVDRLFEQLTAGLADHGAEGLDILVNNAGIHSVGSIGQLTEEEFERLLAVNVRTPVFVIQRSLPLLRDGGRIVNMGSAATRIANPLQIGYTVTKAALASLGPSLANELGRRGITVNTVEPGVVLTDMTAGWTGAPEAVAGLESITALGRIGEPGDVADVVGFLAGPQGRWVTGQTIDVSGGTYLGPITGG